TGCAAAAGCTAATAACGCCGCAGTTATTCTCTTGCACACCTGGTTTCGTTAACACAACAGGACTTCTGGACCACTGCTTCTCCTTGAGGGATGTGACACAAAATAACACTGAcaaaatggaaaagaaaatgttatacttaaaaaaatgtgtgtgtgcctgtcaaaggtgagtgtgccctgcaggTTGTTCCATACTTTGCACCCAATATGCTCTGGGATAGGCCCAGGACCCCCGttaccctgaacaggacaagctgTTGGATGAAcaaaaaatggatgaatggatccaAGGTAGCATGGAGGCTCAGCGGTTAGCATTTTTGCCTCAGACCCCCAGGGGTAAAGGTTCAAGAATCACCTGTGTTCTTGTGTGATGGTTGCACATCCTACGAGAGTCATGTGGGCTTTTGTCCTGTAATctgaagacatgcagttagactaACTGGTGCCTAATAAGTGCCCCTAGTCTGTGTATGTCCTCTCTGATGgcctgacatcccatccaggatgtatcCTAGCTTATCGCCTTGAGCTGCCTGGATTGGGCTCCGGGTTTCCCTGTGATCTGCTCCAGGATCAGCAGTTGGAAGCTGGATGTGTAAACAAATACCTAATGATGAAGTGCCTTCATCATTAAGTCATTACTTACATGCAAATCTGTGCATTTCCATCAAGGTTAATGAAACAATACGCAATTTATAAATTAGTCTGCACAAACTATATTGAAAAGACAGGGATGTTTTCCAAAGACTTTAAATGAGCTATAAATTCATACGATCTGGGTCATAACTAAAGATGATAGGGATCGTCAGTGATAAACAAATGGGATAGAGGGATAAACAATGATTAACAGAGGTAACAAAGTTGTATGCCACCATTTTTGGAATTGTGTCATTTTTCTTACAGCTGCTTCGGCTCTGTCGGGATAGAGGCTTGGTGTGCGTAGATGAGCCTGCCTGCTCACTGCCTTCTCAGACATGAGTGATTAAAATCAGACCTGTAATTACAAGTGCAGCTGACAGACCAATCAAACCCTggttttaattaaaatctgagGTCATACCCATAGCCATTGATatgctgagggggggggggggggttgtagatACAACGTGTTTGAAAACGTTGCGTTGCAGTGCACACACGTCCCGGAACGTAATTTACGATCTATCTGTGTAgctaaattttatttattaacagACATTTCTACATACCAGCattaattttaatgaatttTAGCTGCCAGCACAATCTATTTGGATGAGAGTCCTTGGATGCCATATGTTTTCCTgtcaatgtgattttttttttaacttggcATTTTGACAGGTTGTCGCGTAGGTGTTGTTTTGGAAATCTttggaaaagaaaagaaaaacaatcagAACTACAACCCTGTTTCCAGAAAAGTTGGGATACTGtgaacaatgtaaaaaaaaacagaacgcaatgattttaaaattatataaacccatatataattgaaaagaGAACAAAGGCAATATATCAAATATTGAAACTGTGAAattgcaggcaggccagtcttACACTCGGACTCTTCTACTACGAAGCCATGCTGTTGTAACACGCGCAGAATGCGGTTTCACATTGTCTTATTGAAACATACACGGCCTTCTCTAACAAAGACGTtatctggatggcagcatatgttgctccaaaacctgtatataTCCTTCTGCATTAATAGGGCCTTCTGACATGtgcaagctacccaagccatgggcactaatgcacccccaaGCCATGATGGATGCTGGCTTTTCAACTGCTCTCTGGtaacaagctggatggtcccCTCTGCTCTTTAGCCCAGAGGATGTGGTGTCTATGATCTCCAAAAATAATTTTGATtcatcagaccacaggacagtttcccattttgcctcagtccatcttaGAAGAGCTCAGGCCCAGAGAAGTCAGCGATGTCTCTGGATCACGTTTAGACGTTTCTTCTTTGCAGGGCACAGTTTCATCCTGCATTTTCGGATGCAGCGACGAACTGTGTTTACAGACAATGGCTTTCGGATgtgttcctgagcccatgcagtgCTTTCCACTATAGAAtcgtgtctgtttttaatgcagtgctgcCTTAGGACCCGAAGATCACGGCTATCAAATATTGGTTTTCAGTCTTGCATATAGAGATCTTTTtggattctctgaatcttttaatgatattatgtacCGCAGACAATGAAATTCCCAGATTTTTTGCAATATAATGTTAAGGAACATTATTCTTAAGTTGTTGAACTATTTGCCCACACAGAGTGGTGAACTCTTCACTGCacagactctgcctctctgggaggctctttttatacccaatcatctTACTGATCTGctgccaattaacctaattagttgtgagatattcaaccaggtgttttgttttagcatcacacaactttttctgtgttttgttgCCCCTTTCCCAGCTTTTTTGAAACGTGACTTTTTCTAATGTTAAAGAAAATGTAGCGTCTTATAAATGCTATAAAAATTAATCAAATGAAATACGCGAAATAACCTACCAGTGCGGCTAACTCACTTTTGCGCAAAGTTACAAAAAAGTTGGTTGTTCGGTGTATACATGCGCTGTTTAAATGGAAGTGGGTGAAGAGTTTCGGGGTAAATAAACTATTAGGGGAAATGCAAGCAACTGATGAGTGGAAGgctgtttgcttgtttgtagAAGGAATTTTGTTAATTTGGAAAACAGGATTACGACTGATTCAGAGTTTGCTATCTTGCTGTTAAGTGATCGCCAAACATTCACTCTGTCGCTTGAATGACGTGGGGAGCAGTAGCTGTACTTTAATATtacagagagagggaaagagagggacGCAATGAGGCATCTGCAAACCATTAGATGTAAAACTTCAGGTAGCCGAGGAAAGCACACATGCTGCCCACATTATTCCCAAAATTACATTTCCACAAcattaaaaatccaaataaacAATTACACAACATACACTGCAATATGAAGGCAAAAACATCGACACtactaagaaaaataaaaattaaaaatagctGCTCCGGTTCGCGATGACGAGGAGACAATGAAAGAACAAAGAAATCTGTAGTTAACGCCAAGTTTGCAGGCCACTTTTAAATCAGAATAACggcatgtttacatttttgcaaTTCTCCATTCGTGTCAGTACATATCTGAATTTGATCACTTTAAACATACTGCCTTTTCCTATAGATTTCAGGAAATATGCGTCCACCCAAGGTCAAAAAGACTAGACATACTTACGCAACTCTTTAAGGAAACGGCAAAAAGCTAAAGAATAAATCAGAAGGAAACCAAAAAATGCGGAGTATTAATAGAAAAATAAGTGGATAGTGTCGACCTTTGGACTATATATTCgagtttatattttatatattttaataccCGTATTGGAAACGGAGACATGTTTTAataacacacacagcacaggaaaCACGGAGCACTGCGGCACACTCATGTGTAATTCACCGTTCGCGACGTTTCGTGTGATgaacaaaaaacatccagtccATGGCATTTCTGTGGCCGACAACATATTAATGAGAGCGGCCAAAAGAGAATAGCCAgacttgttaaagctaacaggaaggccacaagtgcgAGAAAGGCCAGCTATCGTACAACTGCGTGCAGAATGGCTTCTCTGAAAGCACAGCTCGTCAGCCCTCGATCAGAAGTAGGTCCTACCTGCTAACTATACACATATATAATTTGCCATATATATATCGTACCAAATCAACTTTAATATCGAATTCCATTATTCCATTTCGAATATGTTATTATTACTGAATCTTAATGTATCGATAACGTTACTAataaaaatatgacatttaGGTCTTCCATTATGTATTTATAATATACAATATTTATAATAGTTAATACCGTGTAATGACgtgatttggaaaaaaaatattttctactTAGTTTTGTATGGATCCTCGTGCTTTAAGTACATTAATAACAGTGGCAAAGATGATGTTAAGTTATGTGCTAATTAAGGGAACAAATacgtaaataaaaataaaagggtGCGAAAAGACCAAGTGTAGATGTAATAGAAGTGTgcgtatatgtatatatctgTTTACCTGTAGTCAGTCAGGAAAACAAATAAGCCGTATATTCATTTAAAAGCGCAGAAAGTGGATAAATCTATTACTCCAAATGATcaatttttaaacaattttttaggacaatataaaaatgttacaCCCATCCAAATATGTAAATGACGATTGTTgtgaaattacattttaatcaatCTTTTCCAATGTTGGAAAATATTCTCGTTAATCTCTACATTTTATTCCATCAACACCACCCCTGATACATACTgataaaactaaaatatttCAATTTGAATAgcctattatttttattttcggCCGGGATGGGCTTATTTATTCGATTGGTATGAGAAATATGCTTATATATTAAACACAACGTCTACTGTAATATATTGTGAAGAAGTATAGAATAATTGAAAAATTATCTTACATATCATCAATTAATTCTGAATTTTATTGTATTCGTGCCGAGGATTTTAGAAGGAATACTCGTTTGCAATATTCTTCTATTTGATTTTCAGATTAGTTCTGtgattttctttaaaaactTTGACTCTTCAAACCTCTTCCCTCGCGTCTCTCAGCTTCCGTTCTGTACAATCagattactactactactatgcTCACGTGTTCCTGGACTGCTGTCTCCCTCTATGGGCCAATGATATATTACCTGTTTATTTGAGGGTGATTTTATTTCGGttcctggctgtgaagggctTTCGGTATACTAATAAAATCAGCACAGCGGATTAATCTACCGCCTTCGAATTAAATCCAAGGGGAATTTTGATTAAGACGTCATAATATCACAGTATCACATTTTGATTCGGATAAAATTGATAACAGCACGCAGTTTGGCAGTGACTTGACGTGATTTTGAAACACACGCAGGAGAAAAGTCAGTGTCTACAGACACGCATATTACACGTTGCAAATTGCATTGGAATAACTTGCATCACAATACATGCATAAAAATTTTAAGGCTCATCAAATGTCAGTcgacataattttattttagcaTACTGGAACTTCACCGTACAAACAGTAACACCGCAATAAAACTGGTTTTATTTACTCAACAACTCGCGAAGGGTTTGTTGTGTTTTAAATGCGTATCCAAAATTCTGACTATGAAGCGTGTTTATTAACGAAATAGACGGAAGAACTGTACTACAAAACCGGAACGTGTTATACAGAAATCGTAATAATGAATGAAATAAGCTTGGCATTGGAAAAAAAAGGACAGCATTCATGATACTCCTGCCATTAAATACCCCtgagaaaaaatacaaattacacTAACAATGCGATCACAGCAAATAGACTGCCAATGACATGCTTTTAATCATCGCACTATACGAAGTATATTTACTGCCTTGAATCACTTTAAAGCAGCCCCGATGTATACTTGTGTGGGAGGATCAAATTGTGACACCGCCCCTAATTTTCTAGGCCAATCACTGTCGAGATCAACCTTTGCAGAGGGTTTATAAAATCGGGTTAGCTACCAGTAGATTTTGTCTTCTCAGGCAACTTGGAAATAAAGCGAAGGTGGAACGTTATTTCTTATATTTGTTGGTGACAATAAAACAGATGCAGTTAAAGACAGATAGTGCTTGCAAAACTGCAATTCGTAATTCAGTCTTTGCtccaaaaacatctgctaaagaAGTATTTTTAAGTGAAGGGGAAAGTTTTGAAACTTTTTGATACCTTCTGCATTAATCTGCAGCCAACTTTTTTGCACCGAGACAGACTACTTTGATACTCTTGCACAATCGAGGATTTTGTTTAACCCGCAACGGGCTGCAAAtttgtttctctgtgttttttttttaaagctgtagTTGTTTATACACGTTTTCTCGTATGAATCTACTCGACCCATTTCTGAAAATGACAGACGAGCATGATAAATGTCTTTCTGATGCCCCTAGTCCGAGCATGTCTGAGGATTCCGCGGGGTCTCCTTGCCCGTCAGGATCTGGATCCGACACCGAGAACACCAGACCCTCCGAAAACCATGCAGTGGGCTCCAACGGGGCGCTCAGCGACTTCAAAAAAGACGAGGAAGACAAATTCCCGGTTTGCATCCGCGACGCCGTTTCCCAGGTGCTGAAAGGCTACGACTGGACCCTGGTGCCCATGCCCGTGCGAGTGAACGGATCCAGCAAGAACAAGCCGCATGTGAAGAGACCGATGAACGCCTTCATGGTTTGGGCGCAGGCTGCGCGCAGGAAGCTGGCGGACCAGTACCCTCACCTGCACAACGCGGAACTCAGCAAAACTCTGGGCAAACTCTGGAGGTAGGTTTTCCTACCACCAATACTGCTGTTTATATGCAATCGGCGACGCGTCGCTGAGGCAGCGATAAACTGAACGAACTGAAAATTGTGAGCGACTGTCGGAGCGTGTCTAAGCGCAATTTGCTCTTATTATATATGAAGGGCGTGTTGAAAAGATGtaaaataatatgaataatCAATCGACCACTGACAAACTGTAGGTGTTCGTTTAACTCTCTGTTGTTTAgtaaacaattttattttttatttaacatcAGAACtagtaatatttatattatttcaccTTATGAAACTTTTACTTCTAGTTGCTTAGAAGGCAACTGTGCTCAGTATTATTAGCATTTAACTTTTATTGCCATAATTTACGTAGCCATAATTATATGCAACTGTCTACAGATTGCTGAACGAAGGCGAGAAGCGTCCATTCGTGGAGGAGGCTGAACGTCTCCGAGTGCAGCATAAAAAAGATCACCCCGATTACAAATACCAGCCGAGGCGCAGAAAGTCGGTGAAGAATGGGCAGAGCGAAGCGGAGGACGGCGAGCAGACGCACATCTCCCCCAATGCCATCTTCAAGGCACTGCAGCAAGCCGACTCCCCGGCGTCCAGTATGGGCGACGAGCACTCCTCTGGCGAGCACTCCGGTAAGCAATACCTGCACAATCCGGGACGCTTTTCACTTTGATACAGTTGGTATTGCTTGCAGAAGTTTCGCTTCCTGGTCTTATGGAATCGATACCATACGAAACATTTTATATCAGTCTACGCTAGCAATGGTAATTAAACGCCTTCCTTTGAAAAAAGTTTCACTAAGTAGATTTCTCAAGTTTGTTTCTTAAGCAATTTAGAATCTTGCGCTTATAATACCAAATAGGCATTTGTAAATCATTACAAATTGTATAGGCTGTAATGTGAATATTCCGTATGCCTTTATTGTGCACCTTATCTGCTTATGAAAACGTTCAGTGTGTATATTACATAATCTCGCCTTTTCTGCTGAAGGTATAATTCGTATCTTATCTTAACAACATTCTAATTCcgaaaaaatattttcatggtcCTATCAGTTATGCAAAGTGTGCACCGTACTTGACTCactattttgaattttattcTGCACAGGCCAGTCCCAGGGCCCCCCCACGCCTCCTACTACCCCCAAGACCGACATTCCGCTGGGCAAGTCAGACCTGAAACGCGAAGGGCGGCCCCTACAGGAGGGCACAGGCAGGCAGCTCAACATCGATTTCCGCGATGTGGATATCGGGGAGCTTGACGTCATTGACGCTATCGACGTCAACGAGTTTGACCAATACTTGCCACCCCACGGCCACACGGGTATGCCCATGGGTGGCACAGGAAGCGGGCAGGGTGGTCCCGTTTCTTACACGGGCAGTTATGGCATCAGCAGCGCCCAGGTGTCACAGACGGCGGCCGGCGGTGGTGGGCACGGCTGGATGTCCAAGCAGCAGCAGCCACAGCAGCCAGCTGCTGCACAGCACTCGCTAACTACCCTTGGTGGAGAGCAGGGGCAAACCCAGCAAAGGGCCCCGCACATCAAGACGGAGCAGCTGAGCCCCAGCCACTATACCGAGCAGCAGGGTTCTCCGCAGCCCGTCAGTTACGGCTCCTTCAGCCTGCAGCACTACAGCACCGCCTCCTACTCTGCTGGTGCCCGCACGCAATACGACTACTCCGACCACCAGGGCGGCGCCAACTCCTACTACAGTCACGCGGGTGGCCAGGGCTCTGGCATCTACTCTACCTTCAGCTACATGAGCCCTACCCAGAGACCGATGTACACTCCCATCGCTGACACTACAGGGGTGCCCTCAGTTCCCCAGACCCACAGTCCACAGCACTGGGATCAGCCAGTGTACACACAGCTCTCCAGGCCTTAAGGGTACCAGAGACTGGATGGCAGCCCAGCCTTGGCCAGAGACTCAaactcccagcatgccctgcatTCCAAACATGTCATTACCAGCAGAAAGAGATTAAGGAGCTGGAATTTAAGTACAGAAAGTATATCAGAATGGCTAACGTGGTGCCTTCTTATGCTTGGAGTTGTGATTATATTGTTAGATATAATTAAGAAAATGGGAAAAGGTCCTCTGTGAGGACTGattgaatataaatattttagtaTGTACTGTGTATGTTATGACCTTTGTGATCagtctttttttggggggattGTATGTATTTGTAGAAAGAAGtgagcttttatttttttcttcaatcaGTTGTAAGCGAAGCTCTATACAGCCTTATTTCTTTCAAGAATATTTTCATATGAACAGTAAATATTTCACTGCTTTCTCGTGACGTATTTTGACCGCAGACCCGCTCGCCAAACGTTTTTCGAAATGCCAGCTGTTGGAATGTTGTGTTCGGTGGCGATTCAACCCCCCCTCTCCTTTAATGACAGTCAAAGAAGAgactgacatttaaaaaaaaaaaaaataatgattttaaGATTTTTGTATGATTTTCGGAAGATCTTTGGGACCCTGTTCCAAGAAGTTCCGAGCAATTGTGCACCCAGGGGCCTTAGCGAATAATGGCAGAGCTTTCGTTCGAGTGCGAGTGAGGGGACCATGTGGCAATCGCCACCGTCAGTGCCTGGGGAGGGGCATGGCCGTCGACCCACCTGCACCATGCAGTTCTCCCCCCCATTTTCCGATTGGCCTCAGGAAGGGACCTTTGACCCAAGCGTCCCCAGTGCATCTCAGCCAATAGCGTAATCCTATCTGTCTCTCACACTCTTAactttgtaatttatttattagtattaattttatttgaaagTAACTATTTAGTCCTTAATTGAGTCGTGTACAACTAATTAAACTGAGAAAAGTTACCTTTGAAATATAAAGCCAACTATAAAAAGGTCTTTAGCCTAAGGCGCAGTCATATGAGTATGGTACGGATTACAACCATCGTGTTATTTATCATTGTACATTTTTCGTTTCAGATGTGTTCTTTTCATTACCTAGTTGTATGCAGATTACCTTTAGTGATAACTTGATTTGAAAATACTGGAAGTTTCTCTCATTCTAACAAACATGCTAATGTTCATCTGAAGCTTTGGCTGCATTGTAAAGAGTTTTTTCTTTATGAAATTACCaacatacttttattttaaaaagtttatcTCATTCCGTTTCACATATCTTAGTTCTGAGGTTGGCAACTGAACAAATCTTTTGTTTTCTTAGTTCAAACATGTTATTGTCTTTACAGAAGCTTATCTTTTGTATTCTATTGTTtgcaataaaattaaaatgtgtttaaaataaaCCACCTTCTCTTTTCAGTTATTGACTTTTCCCCAGAGAAACTGACAAACTGAATGGCGGTTTCTACTTAAATTACCCAGATCCAATTTTGAACAGTCGGTGTGCACTTTCTAATAACCAGTCTGGTTTTGAATTCTTTATATGTTAAGCACCTGAACTTCAGCCTAGCTTTTGAGAACTCCGATTCTAAGGGGCATCACTAACTAGAGCTGCACGGGGGATTTCCAGCATCTCATACTTCGATATTTAATTCTTCGAAAGCATATCAGAGACTATGGACTGTTAAATAAAGAACATCTTTATTAGAATGTGATGTTTCTGAAGCCAAACTCAGTGACTCCCAGCAGTCCGCATCCTTGCTctctcccagcgcacctgtactaTGATTTTGGTGTTTCATGATtggccgggagctgggagggaacaaaaatgtggactgtctcgGTGTCCCCATGGACTGGGCTGAGAAGCATTGATTGAAGGAAAGCTTGAGAGAGGAAAAGTAATTGTTTTCATGTAAAACGGGcaattttaaaatacatgaCTGGCAAGAGGCTACTGTCGATGTTTGCGGGAATAAGACGATTGCTAGTTAAAGGACATTCCCCAGAAAGGCGGCATTGACAGGAAACACTTTAGAAAACAGGCTGACCAAGTCGCAATGCAATACAGCCACATTTTCAAACGTGACTATACTGGTGGTACTGGTGGGAGCTCACAGTAGCACCTGGTGAAACGATACGCTTAAATCAGAAAGCAGGGCGCATTCTTTATTGCTGTTCGTAGTTTAGTTTTTTGCTAAAAGTGCACAGATGTCACTTAAAGGCGAACCACCcagtttttaatatttctttccTTTCCAAAGGGCGAGGGCCAGGCCTGGAGGCTGAGGGTAAACCACAGAGGCCCCAAGGCCTGGAGGCTGAGGGTAAACCACAGAGGCCCCAGCCCATGAGCTCACTGGCCGGTTCATGGACCACTGAGATGATCTATGCCTCTTCCCAGAGAAAGAAAACCATCAGTAATGGCATGATGCAGTACGTTCATTACAAGATGACATACAAACATGCTCAGCTGCGGGGAGAGAAACGTTCCCTCACCTCTGGCTCATAAGGCTTAATGAACAATCTTCATTGCATCTTTGAAGATGGATCCCTCACCTGATTGGCTGTTGGCTGTCTATCCTCCTCGGTGTATAGACTGCCCTGCCTCATCCGCACActcatttgtattcatatctttgtggggaccttccatttatttctatgggcaaaaccctaaccctataaATGACATCCTTAACCCCAACTCAGCCCGaaccttaagcataagtaaccaaataatgTGACATATAATGTAATTAAATGTGACATATAcataacacacatacacacacacaaaaacatttgGTATTTGTATCTATGttgggactctccattcatttctatgggaaaatccCTAATGCCAACAATGATAATCATAATCCCTACCCgaccctaaccttaatcataagaacctaaacaaaatacaagacatttggcatttttagtcttCTGATTATATTCAGAGATTTTCAGAGATTGTGTTTCCCCTTTTAGTGACCGAATGAATGttaaaatagcaggtttttatcgTGGGGACATTCATCTCCTTgtggacacacacatacacactctcaTCTAGTATGGAGTTACAGTTACACATTtcgcagatgcttttgtccaaagggacaaacaagtgaggcaaacagcacattgcaaacatatGGCTGACGGGGAGTTAACTTAGCATAAGTgtagctaggctgagcttccagtgaacagGTACAACTTTATTTAGCATCAGAGCAGCTGCCGCGTCCGCatctaacaaagcaagaacctaataagataATTCAGTGACCAGAAACGCAACATAAAGAACATTCCGGGAATGTAAAGAGGCATCAGGCTAGCAGAGGAATTAGAGGGAGTGTGATGATGCATGGACGTGGTCCGTCAGTGACATTTCAGCACACAGTCTCCGGCGCCAAGCTCCAGATGCGGTCGCTCCGTCCCGGTGATGGCGGTGGGCACGGCTGCACCCTGCACACCGGCACACGGTAAAAGGAACCAAAATTCCTCAACAGGGGGTTTACGCCAAGGGAAAATTCCCGCCTTTTCTGTCGTAATCACTGTCGACAGGGACTGTCCGTCTCTGACCCAAAGAATAGTCATCACAGGGGGATTTTAAAAGATGCACGTAGATTCAGCAAATTCGTGCTGTGGGCTTGCAAACTCATGCAGGGAAAAGCTGCAGATTTAAAATGAATTCTATGAATTTTGCTAGAAATATAAGAGCTTGGAGTCTGTGTCCTGGTCAGATCTGTACAAGCAGACATTCAAATATCATACCGGCTTTTAAAAAAGACGGTTAATCTTCATcagctgtcacacacacaggaaaccCGATTGGCCACTGGGGACTGTTCACACGCCTCATTGATTGGAAGCCTGCCACAGTAAGTATGCTTAGCTAGGTGTGCATTTTTCAATGCAAACATTATGTAAATTAACTCCAGAGGGAGTTGAAAAGCATGTGAAAATTAAATGCAACAAAATGGCCCAGTGGTAGTTATGTTACAATTTGTCAGAACTCAGGGGTAATAGCTTTGTCGCCTGATCCCAGGCATGGCCCAGCCAACAATAGGCACTTCCTGCTTTTTGCTTAGTCACAAGTGTCCTATCAGAGCACATGTGattgttttttctgtttaaagTCAAGCTGTGCCGCAGCTTTGATAGCGAGTGGCTACCAGGGTCTAAACGACTGGTTCTGGAGGTCAGCAGGATGGCGGAAGGGTGGGCTAACAGAAAAGGATGGAGAGAATTTTGAAAGTCACCCATCTGCGGCGTTCACGAGAAAGGATGGCTTCACACACTCGCCGCCGCGCCATTAATCATCCCGATCCGCTGGGAAATCCCTCTTCCCGTAATATGGCAGCGACTCGGATCCCTGCCGGGACCATGAATGCACCTCCCGTCTGAGCCGTCCCTCTAAAAGATGCAAGTCACTTAAAAGAAGCAGACTTCATGATGTGGCCCGCCACCCCccaatccccaccccccccccccccccacaccctcagTTGGGGGAAGCTAGCATTGGCAGTACAGCTTTCCGGGACAGAACAAAACAGGGCACACAATAGCTCAGGAAAGAGTGCAGAAAAAGCAGGGCCCGAGTAGCAGGCAGGCAGACTGAAATGAGCTGGTAACTTAAACAAACAGCTACAAACTGAAACAAGGCAGTAACAGGCAGACTGAAATGTGTCTGTCATCGGCAGAGACACCCACGTGTGCTGAAAGATGCAGGACCACATA
This genomic window from Paramormyrops kingsleyae isolate MSU_618 chromosome 22, PKINGS_0.4, whole genome shotgun sequence contains:
- the LOC111836904 gene encoding transcription factor Sox-9-B-like, translated to MNLLDPFLKMTDEHDKCLSDAPSPSMSEDSAGSPCPSGSGSDTENTRPSENHAVGSNGALSDFKKDEEDKFPVCIRDAVSQVLKGYDWTLVPMPVRVNGSSKNKPHVKRPMNAFMVWAQAARRKLADQYPHLHNAELSKTLGKLWRLLNEGEKRPFVEEAERLRVQHKKDHPDYKYQPRRRKSVKNGQSEAEDGEQTHISPNAIFKALQQADSPASSMGDEHSSGEHSGQSQGPPTPPTTPKTDIPLGKSDLKREGRPLQEGTGRQLNIDFRDVDIGELDVIDAIDVNEFDQYLPPHGHTGMPMGGTGSGQGGPVSYTGSYGISSAQVSQTAAGGGGHGWMSKQQQPQQPAAAQHSLTTLGGEQGQTQQRAPHIKTEQLSPSHYTEQQGSPQPVSYGSFSLQHYSTASYSAGARTQYDYSDHQGGANSYYSHAGGQGSGIYSTFSYMSPTQRPMYTPIADTTGVPSVPQTHSPQHWDQPVYTQLSRP